A region of Neovison vison isolate M4711 chromosome 7, ASM_NN_V1, whole genome shotgun sequence DNA encodes the following proteins:
- the HSD11B2 gene encoding corticosteroid 11-beta-dehydrogenase isozyme 2 codes for MERWPWPSGGAWLLVAARALLQLLRADLRLGRPLLAALALLAALDWLCQRLLPPPAALAVLAAAGWIALSRLARSPRLPVATRAVLITGCDSGFGKETAKKLDAMGFTVLATVLDLDSPGALELRACCSPRLRLLQMDLTKPADISRALEFTKAHTTSTGLWGLVNNAGYNDVVADVELSPVATFRSCMEVNFFGALELTKGLLPLLRRSRGRIVTVGSPAGDMPYPCLAAYGASKAAMVLLMDTFSCELLPWGVKVSVIQPGCFKTESVRNVGQWEQRKELLLASLPQELLQAYGEDYIEHLHGQFLHSLRLALPDLSPVVDAITDALLAVQPRRRYYPGHGLGLMYFIHYYLPEGLRRRFLQTFFINHCLPKALRPGQPGSTPAQDAAQDPGPNPDPGPSPVAAQ; via the exons ATGGAGCGCTGGCCTTGGCCGTCGGGCGGTGCCTGGCTGCTTGTGGCGGCCCGCGCTCTGCTGCAGCTGCTGCGCGCAGACCTGCGTCTGGGCCGCCCGCTGCTGGCGGCGCTGGCGCTGCTGGCTGCGCTCGACTGGCTGTGCCAGCGCCTGCTGCCCCCGCCGGCCGCACTCGCCGTGCTGGCCGCCGCCGGCTGGATCGCGTTGTCCCGCCTGGCGCGCTCGCCGCGCCTGCCCGTGGCCACTCGCGCGGTGCTCATCACCG GCTGTGACTCTGGTTTTGGCAAGGAGACGGCCAAGAAGCTAGACGCCATGGGCTTTACGGTGCTGGCCACCGTGTTGGACTTGGACAGCCCCGGTGCCCTAGAGCTGCGCGCCTGCTGTTCCCCTCGCTTAAGGCTGCTGCAGATGGACCTAACCAAGCCAGCAGACATCAGCCGAGCACTGGAGTTCACAAAGGCCCACACCACCAGCACAG GCTTGTGGGGCCTGGTCAACAACGCAGGCTACAACGATGTGGTGGCTGATGTGGAGCTGTCTCCAGTGGCCACTTTCCGCAGCTGCATGGAGGTGAACTTCTTCGGTGCGCTTGAGCTGACCAAGGGTCTCTTGCCACTGTTGCGACGTTCTAGGGGCCGCATTGTGACTGTGGGCAGCCCAGCAG GAGACATGCCATACCCGTGCTTGGCGGCCTATGGGGCTTCCAAAGCGGCCATGGTGCTGCTCATGGACACATTCAGCTGTGAACTCCTGCCCTGGGGGGTCAAGGTCAGCGTCATCCAGCCTGGCTGCTTTAAAACAG AGTCGGTGCGCAACGTGGGCCAGTGGGAGCAGCGCAAGGAGCTGCTGCTGGCCAGCCTGCCCCAAGAGTTGCTCCAGGCCTACGGCGAGGACTACATCGAGCACTTACACGGGCAGTTCCTGCACTCACTGCGCCTGGCACTGCCAGACCTCAGCCCTGTGGTAGATGCCATCACCGATGCACTGCTGGCGGTTCAGCCACGCCGCCGCTACTACCCGGGCCATGGCCTGGGGCTCATGTACTTCATCCACTACTACCTGCCTGAGGGCCTGCGGCGCCGCTTCCTGCAGACCTTCTTCATCAATCACTGTCTGCCAAAAGCACTGCGGCCCGGCCAGCCCGGCTCCACCCCAGCTCAGGATGCAGCCCAGGACCCGGGCCCGAACCCGGACCCAGGCCCTTCCCCCGTGGCCGCCCAGTGA